A portion of the candidate division WOR-3 bacterium genome contains these proteins:
- a CDS encoding DUF6754 domain-containing protein, translating to MFLFFLFNLIVEPPKNVKAIDNPNDGGNKILITWQLSPSDSILDGYEILRRSEKEECFYKIGFVGPNRNSFLDENTEDNLNYYYQISAVKDTIKVFSEISQPAKSYPQWFNKGKLIILLTFFLFGFLILYFIKRARKIELFIRRIAGLSAVEEAVGRATEMGKPVLFVPGLSGMSDVATIAALNILSEVAKKIAQYDVKLIVPNNDPIVYTVAREIVKEAYTSVGRPDAFNPDSVFYLTDSQFAYAAGVDGIMVRERPATNFFCGYFYAESLILAETGAQTGAIQIAATDSITQLPFFIVACDYTLIGEELYAASAYLSKEPILLGSLKGQDYGKFLIIIILTFLSIISLLFNFVIK from the coding sequence ATGTTTTTATTCTTTCTTTTTAACTTAATAGTTGAACCGCCAAAAAATGTGAAAGCCATTGACAATCCTAATGATGGTGGAAATAAGATTTTAATAACTTGGCAATTATCTCCTTCGGATTCAATTTTGGATGGTTATGAGATATTAAGAAGAAGTGAAAAGGAAGAATGTTTTTATAAGATTGGTTTTGTTGGTCCAAATAGAAATAGTTTCTTAGATGAGAATACCGAAGATAACTTAAATTATTATTATCAAATATCAGCTGTCAAGGATACAATAAAGGTTTTTTCTGAAATCTCTCAACCAGCAAAAAGTTATCCCCAATGGTTTAATAAAGGTAAATTAATCATTCTATTGACCTTTTTTCTCTTTGGTTTCTTGATTTTATATTTTATAAAAAGGGCAAGAAAGATTGAGTTATTTATTAGAAGGATAGCCGGTTTAAGTGCGGTGGAAGAAGCGGTTGGCAGGGCAACAGAGATGGGCAAACCAGTTTTATTTGTTCCTGGTTTAAGTGGGATGTCGGATGTAGCAACAATTGCGGCATTAAATATCCTTTCGGAAGTTGCCAAGAAGATTGCCCAGTATGATGTGAAATTGATTGTTCCGAATAATGACCCAATTGTTTATACGGTTGCCCGAGAAATAGTAAAAGAAGCCTATACGAGTGTTGGACGACCTGATGCCTTTAATCCCGATTCGGTATTTTATCTAACGGATTCCCAATTTGCTTATGCGGCTGGTGTTGATGGAATAATGGTGAGAGAAAGACCGGCAACCAATTTCTTTTGTGGATACTTTTATGCTGAATCATTAATTTTAGCAGAAACCGGTGCCCAAACTGGTGCTATCCAAATTGCTGCTACTGATTCAATCACCCAATTACCATTTTTTATTGTTGCCTGTGATTATACATTAATTGGTGAAGAACTCTATGCTGCCTCTGCCTATCTTTCAAAAGAACCTATTCTACTTGGCTCTTTAAAAGGTCAGGATTATGGAAAGTTCTTAATAATCATTATTTTAACCTTTCTTTCAATAATTTCTTTGCTTTTTAACTTTGTCATAAAATGA
- a CDS encoding ferritin-like domain-containing protein, whose translation MVKVSKELLDMLNQAIARELQVSIQYMWQHVQWKGVKGFSVKDELKKIAITEMKHAEAIAERLVYLGGIPTTKPDPIFVGNTLKEMLEQDKKDEENAITLYKKIIEKARSENDETTRRLFENILADEEEHHDTFTSLLEEL comes from the coding sequence ATGGTTAAGGTATCAAAAGAGTTGTTGGATATGTTAAATCAAGCAATTGCTCGGGAATTACAGGTTTCTATTCAATATATGTGGCAACATGTTCAATGGAAAGGGGTAAAAGGTTTTAGCGTGAAGGATGAGTTGAAGAAAATTGCCATTACCGAAATGAAGCACGCAGAAGCGATTGCTGAAAGACTTGTTTATCTTGGTGGTATCCCAACAACCAAACCCGATCCAATCTTTGTTGGCAATACTTTAAAAGAAATGTTAGAACAGGATAAAAAAGATGAGGAGAATGCGATTACCCTTTATAAAAAGATAATTGAGAAGGCAAGAAGTGAAAATGATGAAACAACAAGAAGACTTTTTGAGAATATCCTTGCGGATGAAGAGGAACACCACGATACTTTTACTTCCCTTTTAGAGGAGTTATAA
- a CDS encoding superoxide dismutase yields MKKFYQLPPLPYSFKDLEPIISEEQLRIHYEKHHQAYVNGANAILEKLDKGREENQDLDIKALLKELSFNIGGHLLHSLYWYNLISPSKAKEVPEGVIKEKLEKEFGSFERFKKEFIKAALTTEGSGWACLTYCKQTDRPIIMQVEKHNTNVYPMFRILLVCDVFEHAYYLDYKNDRAKYVENFFKIINWEAVNKRLQEILG; encoded by the coding sequence ATGAAGAAGTTTTATCAATTACCGCCTTTACCTTATTCTTTTAAAGATTTGGAGCCAATTATTTCCGAAGAGCAATTAAGAATTCATTATGAAAAACATCATCAGGCATATGTGAATGGTGCCAATGCGATTTTAGAGAAATTGGATAAGGGAAGAGAAGAGAATCAGGATTTAGATATCAAGGCACTTTTGAAAGAACTCTCTTTTAATATTGGTGGTCATCTCTTACATTCTTTATACTGGTATAATCTTATCTCTCCAAGCAAGGCAAAAGAAGTTCCCGAAGGTGTGATAAAAGAGAAATTGGAAAAAGAGTTTGGTAGTTTTGAAAGGTTTAAGAAAGAGTTTATCAAAGCAGCATTAACAACCGAAGGCTCGGGCTGGGCTTGTTTAACTTATTGTAAACAGACCGATAGACCAATTATTATGCAGGTAGAAAAACATAATACTAATGTCTATCCAATGTTTAGGATTTTACTTGTCTGTGATGTCTTTGAGCATGCCTATTATTTAGATTACAAAAATGACCGAGCAAAATATGTAGAAAACTTTTTCAAAATTATCAATTGGGAGGCAGTAAATAAGAGATTGCAAGAGATTTTAGGTTAG
- a CDS encoding DUF2703 domain-containing protein yields MSKKILEIKWQRLVYKGETCPRCDQTDKELKKAVSFLSQSLLSMGIEVIFKKEEISLSEFKKDPLQSNKILINNLPIEDYLSGKVGKSPCCSVCGSSECRTIELNGKVYESITADIIIKAALLAVSKLIREI; encoded by the coding sequence ATGAGTAAAAAGATTTTAGAAATTAAATGGCAGAGATTGGTTTATAAAGGCGAAACCTGTCCAAGATGCGACCAAACTGATAAGGAATTAAAGAAAGCAGTTTCTTTTCTTTCCCAATCTCTTCTTTCTATGGGAATTGAAGTAATTTTTAAAAAAGAAGAAATTTCTCTTTCCGAGTTTAAAAAAGACCCTTTACAATCAAATAAAATTTTGATTAATAACCTTCCAATAGAAGATTATCTTTCAGGAAAAGTGGGAAAGAGTCCTTGTTGTAGTGTTTGTGGTTCTTCGGAATGTCGAACAATTGAACTAAATGGTAAGGTGTATGAGAGTATAACTGCCGATATAATTATTAAAGCCGCCCTTCTTGCTGTTTCAAAGTTAATTAGAGAAATATAA
- a CDS encoding DUF6653 family protein, which translates to MGWERKISNLFKLNSDEMWLRHANPLSVYSRFFMLPLLAISFWSRVWFGWWSLIPIIAVLFWLWLNPRIFPKAKSTNNWASKAVLGERVWTNRKEIPIPKHHRTLPNILSIVGLIGFIFFIYGLYTLELSPTILGGIISFISKIWFCDRMVWLYEDMKHLPEYKNWLY; encoded by the coding sequence ATGGGATGGGAAAGAAAAATAAGTAATTTATTTAAACTTAATAGTGATGAAATGTGGCTGAGACATGCTAATCCTCTAAGTGTTTATTCCCGTTTTTTTATGCTTCCTCTTTTGGCGATATCTTTTTGGAGTAGGGTATGGTTTGGTTGGTGGTCTCTTATTCCAATAATTGCTGTTTTATTCTGGTTATGGCTTAATCCCAGAATATTTCCCAAAGCAAAAAGCACTAATAATTGGGCATCAAAAGCAGTCTTAGGTGAACGGGTTTGGACGAATCGTAAAGAAATACCTATTCCCAAACATCATCGTACTCTGCCGAATATTTTATCAATAGTTGGACTAATTGGATTTATCTTTTTTATCTATGGTTTATATACCTTAGAATTAAGTCCCACAATTTTAGGTGGTATAATAAGTTTTATTAGTAAAATCTGGTTTTGTGACCGAATGGTATGGTTATATGAAGATATGAAGCATTTACCAGAATATAAAAACTGGCTATATTAA
- a CDS encoding FAD-dependent oxidoreductase, producing MFSLLGLNLKEPKENFLYDLIIIGGGPAGITAAIYSARKNLSILLLTKDLGGQILLTSEIENYPGFQYITSKELAEKFTTQLTNFPISLGLGIEVNNIKKENNIFLVKTTDNKTYQGKTVIIATGRSPKPLNLPNEKELLGRGVSYCATCDAPLFKNKDTAVIGGGNSAVISAIELAKICKKVYLIVRSEIKADYILKERLNKFNNVNILLRHLPKAILGKEKVSGILVYDQLNNKEYEIPVDGVFIEAGMKPNTEFLKGFLDLNDKGEIIVNCNCETNVPGIFACGDCTSVEDKQIIIACGEGAKASLQAFKYLLSSQF from the coding sequence ATGTTTTCTTTATTAGGACTTAATTTAAAAGAACCAAAAGAAAATTTTTTATATGATTTAATTATTATTGGTGGTGGTCCTGCGGGCATAACTGCGGCAATTTATTCCGCAAGAAAAAATTTAAGTATTTTACTTTTAACAAAGGATTTGGGTGGTCAAATTTTATTAACCAGTGAAATTGAAAATTATCCCGGTTTTCAATATATTACCAGTAAAGAACTGGCAGAAAAATTTACTACTCAATTAACCAATTTTCCCATTTCTTTAGGTTTAGGAATAGAGGTGAATAATATTAAAAAAGAGAATAATATCTTTTTGGTAAAAACTACTGATAATAAAACTTATCAAGGTAAAACAGTGATTATTGCTACTGGCAGAAGTCCCAAACCATTAAATCTGCCTAATGAAAAAGAACTATTAGGCAGGGGAGTAAGTTATTGTGCTACTTGTGATGCTCCTTTATTTAAAAATAAAGATACCGCGGTCATTGGTGGTGGTAATTCTGCGGTGATTAGTGCCATTGAACTCGCTAAGATTTGTAAGAAAGTTTATCTAATTGTCCGCAGTGAGATAAAAGCCGATTATATATTAAAAGAGAGATTAAATAAGTTTAATAATGTAAATATCCTTTTAAGACATTTACCAAAAGCAATCTTAGGAAAAGAAAAAGTTAGTGGTATTTTGGTTTATGATCAATTAAATAATAAAGAATACGAAATTCCTGTTGACGGTGTTTTTATTGAAGCCGGTATGAAACCAAATACCGAGTTCTTAAAGGGATTTTTAGATTTGAATGATAAAGGAGAAATTATTGTCAATTGTAATTGCGAAACAAATGTACCAGGTATTTTTGCCTGCGGTGATTGCACTTCGGTTGAAGATAAACAGATTATTATTGCCTGCGGCGAAGGAGCCAAGGCAAGTCTACAGGCTTTTAAATATCTTCTATCTTCTCAATTTTAA